The Niveispirillum cyanobacteriorum genomic sequence GATGATCCCGATCCCGCCGGGGTGCATGTATGGCTGGCGACGGGCCGGACGGACATGCGCAAGGGTTTCGACAGCCTCGCCCAGCAGGTCCAGGAGATCCTGGGACACGATCCCCATGGCGGTCACCTGTTCGTCTTTCGTGGCCGCCGCGGCGACCTGGTGAAGGTCATCTGGCATGACGGGGTGGGCATGTCTTTGTATGTCAAGCGGCTGGAACGGGGGTGGTTCATCTGGCCGGCCCCCAGCGGCGGTTGTGTAGCAATATCCGGTCCGCAGTTCGCGTATTTGTTCGAAGGCATTCAGGAATATCCCCTCTGCTGAGTCTGATGAATCATCGTTTGAGGAGGTCCAGGTTCTGGATCCTCGGCATCCCCTCTATGGAAAATCATTTCGAGTAGTTCGGCGGCTGCCTCGTCGAGGCGGTAATTTTCAGCCGTCATGTGAAGTCGAATATTATAAAGGAACAACACTGATAATATCTATTGCAGCAACAGAATACCTGCATGACAAAAGCGATCAAACAAAATTGAGTATTGAGGCGTTACTTGATATTATCAATGTGTCAGACTGTATTCATGACAGCAAATGCGAATCCGAAGGACCTCTGGAAACAACTACCGTCGTCCCTCCGACGGCAGATTGTCGACGATGTCGCAGCGGTTCTGACGGAGGTTCTGCGTGATGTCAGAGCTGATCAAACCCACCCATCTGGCACGTAAGGCGGTCGTCTATATCCGACAGTCGACGCCTCACCAGGTGGTGAGCAATCAGGAAAGTCTGCGGCTGCAGTACGCGTTGCGGCAACGCGCTCGCGATCTCGGATGGCATGAGGCCGACATAGATGTGATCGACGCCGATCTCGGCCTGAGTGGGGCGTCCGCTACACAACGGGGTGGGTTCAAGGAACTGGTCGGGCGGGTTGGCCTCAGCGAGGTTGGGCTTATCCTGTCGATCGACGTCACGCGGCTTGCCCGCAACTGTTCTGATTGGTATCCGCTCCTGGATATCTGCGGACTCCGCGGTTGTCTGATTGCCGACCGGGACGGTGTTTATGATCCGGGTAGCCCGAATGGCCGCTTGCTGCTCGGGCTCAAGGGGACGATATCCGAACTCGAACTGCACACGATCCGCAGCCGCCTTACGGCAGGGCTTCTTGCCAAGGCCGGCACGCGGCGAGTTGGCGCTCAACCTGCCGGTCGGTCTTGTACGCGATCCAAGCGGAGTGGTGACCAAGGATCCGAACATTGAAGTGCAGGAACGGCTCGAACGCGTATTCGATACATTCCTGAAATTCCGGACCGTGGCAAAGGTCATGCGTGTGTTCAATCAACGCAACCTCGACCTCCCCCGTCGTGACCGCCATGGTGACTTACGCTGGACACGGGCAACAATCTCAGCCATCGCCAAGATACTCGGAAATCCCGCTTATGCTGGCGCGTTCGTTTACGGACGGACCCGCACGTGCCATGGCACATGCGAAAGTGGGTTACCATCCAAGGCCCCAAGACCAATCGATCAATGGCGGATCGTCGTGAAGGATCGTTACCCAGCTTACATTGACTGGCCGACTTATGAAAAAATCCGCACCATTGTCGCAGACAATCGGGCCGAATACATGCGCACCAAGACAAGAGGGCTCCCCGCGACGGCGAGTTACTGCTGCACGGCATCGCTTGGTGCGCAAGGTGCGGACACAAGATGTATGTCCGTTACAAGGGGGTGGCGAGTATGTGTGCAACCACCTTCGTACACATGAGGGGCTACCCACCTGTCAGCATGTCCGGGCGCCAAAGGTGGATGCGGCGGTGGCTGAGGCATTCTTGACCGCCCTGGCCCCAGCAGAACTCGACGCCCTGTCACGCGCCGGCCGGGCCCAGCATCAACTCGATACGGCGCTGCGCACCAGTGCCGAGCATCAGCTCGAACGCAAGCGGTACGCCGCAGCCCTTGCCGAGCGGCAATTCAACCGGGTTGATCCAGACAACCGCCTTGTCGCGGGCGAGCTGGAACGCCGGTGGGAAGCGGCGCTGATAGAGGTTAGGACCGCCGAAGAAGCGCTTGCCCGGCAATCCGCTCTCCATTCCCTACCGCAAAGGGTGATCGGTAAGGATCTCGGCGACAAGGTGATTGCCCTGGCTGGCCGCCTGCCGCAGATCTGGGCAGATCCCACAACCACGGACGCCCAACGCAAGGCGCTGTTGCGCTGTCTCGTCGATAAAGTCGCACTCGACCGAGGTCAACGTGACGTCGTTCTTGTCAGGATCGTGTGGCGAGGTGGCGCTATCAGCGATCTGATGGTCAAAATGAAGGTGAACTCCGTCGCCAAGCTCAGCCAGGGCCAGGAAATGCGCGGCCGCGTACTTGACCTCGCTCGCGCCGGTGCCCTCGATGACGATATCGCCGCGACCCTGACAGCCGAAGGGCATCGTTCGCCCAATTGCGAAGATAGGGTGCTACCCATCACCGTTCAGCGGCTCCGGCTTGCCGCAGGCATGAAGGTTGCCGCACAACGGACGCGCTGGACGCATGATGTCGGTAACCTCAGCGCAACTGAACTGGCCGATGTACTGGGCATTCCGGTAAACTGGCTCTATGTCCAGATCCGGAAGGAACGTCTGCTCATTGATCGCCAGCCCAATGGCGCATACCTGTTCCAGAATACACCGGACGTCATTCAGGCGGTTCGCGAATTATGGAATCACTCCGTCAACCAGCTCGATCTGAGAATCTGTCAGCCTCACCAGGAGGGGCATCAACATGCGTGATCGCTGGAGGGAATCGACTGGCGGCTGCCGCAGCACACGGCCCGGCCCGCTTTGGCCGGATAGGGCGACGGGGCAGTGGAAATGCGTGGGGTTTCGTTAGGAAAGTCGAGGATTTCTGCGGGGTTTTTTGTATAATCTGGCCTATGGATGCCCCACCCGATGACCTCATTGCTCTGCGTGCAGCGCTGGCTCAAGCACAGGCCAAGGCCCTGGCTGCGGAGCAACTGGCCGCTGCCGCGCAGGCGAAGCTGGCGGCCGTGGAGACGGATACCCAGGCCCAGATTGCCGCCCTGAAACTGTTGATCGAGAAGCTCCAGCGGGAGCTCTATGGTCAACGGTCGGAACGCAAGGCGCGGCTGCTCGACCAGTTGGAGCTGGAACTGGAGGAGCTGGAGGCCAGCGCCAGTGAGGATGAACTGGCCGCCGAACAGGCGGCGGCCCAGACCACCAGCGTGACGGCCTTTGCCCGTAAGCGCCCCTCGCGCCAGCCGTTCCCGGACCATCTGCCGCGCGAACGCGTGGTGATCCCGGCCCCCACCACTTGCCCCTGCTGCGGGTCCTCCCGCCTGTCCCGGCTGGGGGAGACGGTGACGGAGAGTGCCGAGCGCGTTCCCGCCTCCCACAAGATCATCCAGACCGTGCGGGAAAAGGTAAGCTGCCGTGATTGTGAGCGGATCAGCCAGGCGCCGGCCCCGTTCCATGCCACGCCCCGGGGATGGGCGGGGCCGAACCTGCTGGCCAGCATCCTGGTCGACAAGTTCGCCCACCACCTGCCGCTGAACCGGCAATGCGAACGCTTTGCCCGTGAGGGGCTGCCCGTCAGTCTGTCGACGGCGGCCGATCAGGTGGGCCACGCCTGTGCCACCTTGAAGCCGCTGCATACGCTGCTGGAAAAACATGTTCTGGCCGCGGAGCGCCTGCATGGCGACGACACCACGGTGCCAGTACTGGCCAAGGGAAAGACCGATACGGCCCGGCTCTGGGTCTATGTCCGCGATGACCGCCCCTTTGCCGGCCCGGCCCCGCCAGCGGCGGTGTTCTACTACTCCCGTGACCGCAGCGGCACACATCCGCAGGAGCATCTGGCCGGGTACACGGGCCTGCTCCAGGCCGATGCCCATGCGGGCTATGACCGGCTGTTTGACTCGGCCCGCAAACCGGCGCTGGTGACCTACGCCCTCTGCTGGGCCCACGCCAGGCGCAAGTTCTTTGAGTTGGCCGACATCGCCACCAAGGCCCGCCGTGGTGCCAAGGCACCGGAAATCTCGCCTGTCGCCCTGGAGGCCGTGAAGCGCATCGACGTGCTGTTCGACCTGGAGCGCGCGATCAACGGTTCGACCATTGATGAACGGCTGGCCATTCGGCAGGCGAAGGCTAAGCCGCTGGTCGACGAACTGGAAAGCTGGATGCGCCAGCAGCGTGCGGCAATGTCCCGGCATGCCACCGTGGCAAAGGCGCTGGACTATATGCTGACCCGCTGGGAACGGTTCGCCCGGTTCCTGACGGACGGTCGCATCTGCCTGACAAACAATGCCGCTGAAAGAGCGTTGCGCGGTGTAGCCCTGGGGCGCTGAGCATGGATGTTCGCCGGCAGCGACCGCGGCGGCCAACGCGCCGCATTCATGTACAGCCTGATGGTCACTGCCAAACTCAACGACATCGACCCCCAGGCCTGGCTGGCTGATGTCCTGGCCCACATCAACGATCTGCCCCAAACCCGCCTCCACGAGCTGCTCCCCTGGCTATGGAAGCAGCGGCGGGAAGACCAGAAGGCAACCGCAGCCTGAGCCGGACTATGCAGCTATCGCCGAAGCACCCGCGGCCCTCACCGGATGCGTACAGTAGGTCCGGTCGGATGCCAGGTAGGCCTTCCAGACCTTGATATGATTTTCCGCGTCGCCGCGCCGGCAGTAGAACTGCTCATAGAGCTGCTTGGCAGGGCCGCCGATCAGGCTGGTGACAATGAACCGTGTGTCCACGCCCTGCGGCCCCGCCTCGACCTGGGCGATGATCCGCTCGGTCCGGGCCCAGCTGGCGGCGGCATCGTAGAATTCCTTATAGCGCCGCACCTTGTCCGGTCCGTTGGCCCGGGCCTTGGTGCTGGCCTCCAGGGTCTCGACATGGCGGCGGAGCGTCTTGGTCTGAGGCAGGCCCAGGATGAAATCAACTCGGTTCCCCGGCACCTAGCGGAACGTGGCACAGTAGAGATCCACCATGGCACGACCCATGCGGATCAGAGCCTTCGTGTCCGCCATGTTCTCAAGTCGGGAGATGGTCGGCTGAGAACACAGATCGGCCCCGCCGGGCAGGCGATCCCAGGCCAGCTTGAAGGCCGGATCAATGCGCAGGCTGTCAGCATCGTTGCCGTCCTCATATCCGCAGGCGATCATCATCATGCGGAACCGGATGATGTCGGCCAGACTGTGCCGGACCCGCTCAGACATCCGGTTATCCCGCAGACAGCCTGCCAATCTGTCAGCGATCCCCAACCGCCTCTCAACCTCGCGCAGGGCCAAAACACCGGTGTCGCAAGACAGGCTGCCGCCGTCAAACCGGGCATCAATCGACTTGGCAGAAACGGGTGACAGGCCCGGCAGAGTCCGCGTAGATTCGCCCATGGTGGATGTGGTTCCCCAGATCAGTGCGTTTCGGCGTCAGCACCAGAATTCTACATCTGATCAAAGGGTTACTGCCACACCCGCCAGCCTGACGAATTTTTCAAGCTAACTGTCAACCCTCTGGAAGAAGCTGGGAGAAAACTGTTGAACATGTCATCGACAACGTCGATTACGATAGTCTCTTCGGCGATGATAAAATTCCGACCTGACCGTCCGACGCGGTTTACACCTGCATTCAGAGTGTATTCTAATGGAGAGATAGACTGATGTTGCCTGCCATGCCAGAAGGAATGTTGCTTGCCTCCGGGCCGAACGGGATTGAGGGGTGGGCCTGGGATCCATCACGGCCATACGACCCGGTTGAGGTCGAATTGCTGGTGAATGGTGCCATGATGGCGCGGGGCGTTGCCGATCAGTTTGATATAGGACTCGTTCACCAGCGCATAGGCAACGGGCTGCATGCCTTCAATATTCAACTCGACAAGCTGCCCGACGGGCCTTATCCGGTGACCGTAAGCGCCCGCATCGTCAATGGTCCAGATATCCAAGGACATTTGACGTTCAAGATGCCGGCTGATTTCAAAGGGGCGGTCGTCGAAACAGCATTTCACGACTATGATGGCTTCATTGACGGGATTCGCAAAGGAAAGTTGTGTGGCTGGGTGTGGAACCGCTGCCTTCCTGATGAGCGGGTCTTGGTCAGCCTGTATGACGGTCTAGTGCATGTTGGCGACACGCTGGCGACCGACTTTCGAAATGATCTGAAACAGGCGGGAAAGGCAAACGGACACTGCGCCTTCAGCATCGACCTGCCTCTCAACATGCTGGATGGTGCGATGCACAGTCTGTCAGTGCGCGTACATGGCACTACGTGGCAGTTGGTGAATAGCCCCATGGTGTTCGGATTGAACAGCGCGTCTGGTCTGGCCGACATGGTCGTGAAGCTGCAACAGGACGTGGCGAAATTGTCTCAGATGGTGAATGCTCTCTTCAGCGTGTTTCACATAACTGACCTCGACTCTAAAGACAAATCGATGCCAGAAGTTGGAAACGATGCCGGTAAAAACCTCGTAGATGCTCTCATGAAGAGGACTGAAGCTCTTCTCACCATTCAACGCGAGGCTCTAGAGCAAGAAATGCGCGTTCTAGCCGCAGAAAAAACATCCATTTCTCCCACATCGATTACCAAGGTTGATGCTCGCCATGGGCGTCTGGCATCTGCTCTTCCTGACCATAAAGCCTCTTGACCCTTGAGCGTAGCCATGCCCCAGAATTCTCTGGTTATCTTCTCGCCCGTGCCGCCGATGCGTAACGGCATCGCGGATTATTGCGCTGAGTTGCTACCCTGGCACGCACGTGACTTCGATTGCACTCTTGTAATTGACAATGCTGCACCAGACCCTGACGTCCATGAGAACGTCAAAGTACTACGGTTGGCGGAGTACGAGACGCGCGAGAAAGATTTCACAGAAGCAGTCCACCTATATCATGTAGGTAACAACCCCGATCACGTCTATCTTTTGACAGTCCTTATGCGCCGACCGGGCGTGGTCGTCATTCACGATGTCTCTCTTCATCATCTGCTCGACTGTCAGACTCTGCGTTGGGGCGATATAGACGTGTACTGTGACGCGCTGATACGCGAATATGGCCGGCCGGGACAATTGCTGGCGAAGCAGTTCCGATCATCACACTGGCGTGAACCGATGATGTTCTATGAATTGCCGATGAACCGCTCGATCGTCGCCCGTGCGCACGCCGTCGTGGTGCATTCCGGGTTTGCCAGGGTAAAAGTGCTGGCGCAGGAACCGTCCGCTACCGTCGTCCATATTCCGCACCACCTGTCCTCCGCCGCGTTGGAGACCGATCTTGTTACTCGGCGCGAGGCCCGATCACGCCTTGGCCTTGACCCCGACACGCTGCTGTTCATGTCTATGGGGTTCGTGACGCAGGCCAAGCAGATAGAGGCCGTATTGCGTGCGCTGGACAATTTGCGCGATGTGCTTCCACCCTTCCAGTACCTCATCGCCGGTGAGGCCAGGCCCGACCAGTACGATGTCGAGGCCGACATTGCCCGATATGCCCTCGGTGATATTGTCTCGGTGACGGGCTATGTTCCAGATGAATTATTCTTTAACTACATCGCTGCGGCGGATATTATCATTAACTTGCGCTATCCGACGGGCGGCGAGACCTCCGGCACCTTGATCCGTGCGCTGGGGAGTGGCGCGTGCGCGATAGTGATCGACCATGGCCCTTTCACCGAACTGCCAGACAGCGCTGCCGTCAAAGTGCCATGGGGGCCTGACTTTGAGGTCCATCTCCAAAGCGCGCTGCTTGAGCTTGGCCTTGACCCAGATCTGCGGTCCATCATCGGCGAGGCGGCACGCATGCATGTACGAAGCGTCCATGCAATTGAACGCTCGGCCGATGCTTATCGTGACACAATCGCGACCGTACGGCAAAGCCCTAGGAGGTCGTGGACCGTCACCGCACCCTGGGAGTTCGCGACAGCCGCCGCGCATGAAGAAGCACTGGCTAGGTTGAAGGCGCCCGACACCAGGCCAGGCGCCTTGTGGTGGCGTCAGGCAGTGGTTCCGACGCGGGGTGACGAACCAGTTTGCGTGGTTGTCTGTGCCACACGTGACGACTGCGCTCGATATCTCAGCGAGATCTATGGGCATATTGCATCAGAGGTCGAGTGGTTGCCGGTTCCGTCATGGATTAATCCGCTGTCGGAGCGCCCCAGACGCGCCTGTGACCTGTTGCTTGTGGTGCAACCGATCAGACAGATCAGTGAGTTGTGGCGGGGCCTTGTCGCCGCGAACCGTGCCGTTGCCCTAGGGGGCATCTTGGTGCTCGATCTGTGGCATGACAACGACGACGAGGTGCCGCGTGGCCTGACCCATCCGAACGACATCGACGAGCTTCTCCTGCGTGCAGGCTTCCGCCTGCGTCGCCGTTGGATCGGACCGGAGGAGGTGTCCTTCGCGGTCGACCTTGCCGATCCTGAGGCTTGGATGAGGACGCCGACGGTAGAAGTGTGTTGGCAGGTTGTGAAGATTTCCGAATTCATTGATCCGCCAGGGCAATGGTGCAGAGAGATCGTGACCCCGTCAAAGCCCAACCAACCAATCACACTTGGTGGAAGCATCGATCACTTAGCCGATGTGGGGGCATGACGCCATGGACCGGCTGACTTACCGCCTTGTCACCGCATTGACCACCACTCCGGCCGATCATGGGACGCTGGGGCTGTTTCAACGCCTTGCCGACGCGGGTGAACTCGCCGACGGTCGTATCCTGTCGGTGGATGCTCCGGCCTCCGCTATAACCCGTTTGCTCGAAAGCACATTCGCCAACCGATCCTTCACGTTCCCCTCCCGGTCCTGGACGGGTATTGCCCAACGGACAGGTGAAGTGGGCCTGCCCTTATTCCTCGCCGATCGCGAGCGGGAGGTTGAGGTGACCGCAACCAACGGACTGGTTCAGCCCCGGCCCAGGGCTCAGCGTTTGCGCACGGTGGATGGACTTTTTGGCCGCATGCCAGGAAGGTGTAGCCTCCTGCATGTCAACGATGGGCGCTTCAGCGTCGCCATACTGCTGGGCGCGGAGAATCTGCTGGCGACCCAACGGCCTTTGGTCTTGATCGGCATCTCAAGCACCCCCGTAGTGCAGGATCGGCTCGATCAATTGAATGCGGTGGCGTCATTACTCGCTCAACACGACTACGTCTTGATCGACTCCATGCTTCTCTCGGTCAATACACCGGAATTCCGCCAGGAGGCGGTGCTGGTTGGAGCACAGACCGGCTTTCTCGCCATCCCGGTCGAGCGTGACCGCGACGCGCTGGTGCGGAATCTGCTTGGCCACCAACTCGACCTACCCTCCACCCTATCTGGGGATGACCTTGTGGCGGCCGCGCTGGTCAGGGGCACTGTGCCACGGCGGGCTGCTGTTATGCTCAACGAGTTAATCGCCTTCGACGATGACTTAGTCTGTGATGGTTTCTACTCGACGGAGAGGGACGGGGATCTGCTCTGGCGGTGGAGCGGCCCTTTCACCGAGGCGCTCGCCTGTATCCCTCTTCGGTACGCCGGGACCTTCGGCCTGGAACTCGGGGTTCGTGCCGCCGTACAACCACAGCTGATCGAGTCCCTGCGTATTTATGTTGACGGCGAACGCTTGCCGGCTGAAACGTGCGCGGATGGCAACGGCTGGCTGGTCCATGTCCGTTTCAAAGCGCCCTTAGACCGTTTTCGGGGCTGGTTTGA encodes the following:
- a CDS encoding recombinase family protein yields the protein MRVFNQRNLDLPRRDRHGDLRWTRATISAIAKILGNPAYAGAFVYGRTRTCHGTCESGLPSKAPRPIDQWRIVVKDRYPAYIDWPTYEKIRTIVADNRAEYMRTKTRGLPATASYCCTASLGAQGADTRCMSVTRGWRVCVQPPSYT
- a CDS encoding recombinase family protein, translating into MSELIKPTHLARKAVVYIRQSTPHQVVSNQESLRLQYALRQRARDLGWHEADIDVIDADLGLSGASATQRGGFKELVGRVGLSEVGLILSIDVTRLARNCSDWYPLLDICGLRGCLIADRDGVYDPGSPNGRLLLGLKGTISELELHTIRSRLTAGLLAKAGTRRVGAQPAGRSCTRSKRSGDQGSEH
- a CDS encoding glycosyltransferase, coding for MPQNSLVIFSPVPPMRNGIADYCAELLPWHARDFDCTLVIDNAAPDPDVHENVKVLRLAEYETREKDFTEAVHLYHVGNNPDHVYLLTVLMRRPGVVVIHDVSLHHLLDCQTLRWGDIDVYCDALIREYGRPGQLLAKQFRSSHWREPMMFYELPMNRSIVARAHAVVVHSGFARVKVLAQEPSATVVHIPHHLSSAALETDLVTRREARSRLGLDPDTLLFMSMGFVTQAKQIEAVLRALDNLRDVLPPFQYLIAGEARPDQYDVEADIARYALGDIVSVTGYVPDELFFNYIAAADIIINLRYPTGGETSGTLIRALGSGACAIVIDHGPFTELPDSAAVKVPWGPDFEVHLQSALLELGLDPDLRSIIGEAARMHVRSVHAIERSADAYRDTIATVRQSPRRSWTVTAPWEFATAAAHEEALARLKAPDTRPGALWWRQAVVPTRGDEPVCVVVCATRDDCARYLSEIYGHIASEVEWLPVPSWINPLSERPRRACDLLLVVQPIRQISELWRGLVAANRAVALGGILVLDLWHDNDDEVPRGLTHPNDIDELLLRAGFRLRRRWIGPEEVSFAVDLADPEAWMRTPTVEVCWQVVKISEFIDPPGQWCREIVTPSKPNQPITLGGSIDHLADVGA